Genomic window (Gelria sp. Kuro-4):
GAGCGGATCCCGCCCCCCACGGTACAGGGGATAAAGGCGGCCGCCGTGGTGCGTGCCACCACATCGTAGAGCGCCCGCCGCCCCTCCTGGGACGCGCTGATATCGAGAAACACCAGCTCATCGGCCCCCTCGCGGTCGTAGCAGGCCGCCAGCTCCACCGGGTCCCCCGCGTCGCGCAGGTTGAGAAAATTAGTGCCCTTCACCACGCGCCCGTCCTTGACATCCAGGCAGGGGATGATGCGCTTAGCCAGCATCGCTCTCACTCCTTTCGCCGATCTTGATTGCCTCTGCCAGCGAGATGGTGCCGGCGTAGAGCGCGCGGCCCAGGATGACCCCGGCTATCCCCTCAGCCTCCCGCGCCGCCGCCGCCTCCACCTCCGCCAGGTGCCCGAACCCGCCCGCCACCAGTACCGGCCGCCCCGCCGCCTGGGCCAGGGAACAGGCGCCGTCCAGGTCCGGCCCGGTCAGGGTGCCATCGCGACCGGTGTCCGTATAGATGAACGTCTCGACTCCCAGCGCCGCCAGCTGCCGCGCCAGCGCCTCCACCGGCAGGACGCTCTCCTCCTCCCAGCCCGCCAGCTGCACGCGGCCCTCCCGCACGTCCAGGGAAACCAAGGTGCCGTCCCCATACTCCCGGCAGGCCGCCGCCACCACGGCCGGATCGCGGGCCGCCGCCGTGCCGAGGATCAGCCAGCGTGCCCCGGCCGCGCGCGCCGCCGCCAGGTCCTCGCGCCGCCGCAGCCCGCCGCCCAGCTGGATCTCGACCCCCAGCTCCGCTTTCAGGCGCGCCACCACGGCCAGGTTCTGCGGCCGCCCGCTGCGGGCGCCGTCCAGGTCCACCACGTGCAGCCGCCGCGCGCCCGCTGCACGCCAGCGCCGCGCCGCCGCCAGGGGATCGCCGCGGTAAACCTCTTGCCGGAAGCGGCCCTGGTAGAGGCGGACGCAGGCGCCGCCCCGAAGGTCCACCGCCGGGATCACGAGCATGCTCTCACCTCGCTGACAAAGTTCCTGAGGACGGCCAGCCCCACCTGGCTGCTCTTTTCCGGGTGGAACTGCGTGCCCCACACGTTGCCCCGGCGGACGGCGGCGGTGAATTCCTCGCCGTAGCTGCACGTAGCGGCAACGACGGCCTCCTCTTGCGGCACGGCCACGTAGGAGTGGACGAAGTACACGAAGCTGCCGGGAGCGACGCCGCCAAAAAGCGGCGTCGGCCGGGGGAAGCTGAGCGAGTTCCAGCCGATGTGCGGGATCTTCACTTCCCCCCGCAGGCGCCGCACGACGCCGGGCAGGATGTCCAGGCCCTCATGATAACCGCCCTCCTCGCCGGCGGTGAAAAGAAGCTGCATCCCGAGGCAGATGCCCAGGAAGGGACGCCCGCTGCCGGCCGCCTGCCGCACGGTCTCCACCAGTCCCCGCGCCCTAAGCTCCGCCATGGCGTCGCCGAAGGCCCCGACGCCCGGGAGGATCACCCCCGGCGCCGCGGCAATCGCCGCCGGGTCCGCGGTGACGCGCACCTCTTCCCCCAGCGCCTGCAGCGCGTATCTCACGCTCCCCAGGTTGCCCATACCATAGTCCACGATCGCAATCACCGTCTCGCCCTCCCTACAAAACCCCTTTAGTGGACGGTATGCCGGGGACCCGCGGATCCAGGGCCACGGCCTCGCGCAGGGCACGGCCCAGGCCCTTGAAGATTGCCTCCACAATGTGGTGCCCGTTCGCGCCATGGAGCAGGTCCACGTGGAGCGCCAGCCGCGCCTCAACCACCAAGGCCCGCAAAAACTCCGGCACCAGCTCCACCGCAAAGTCCCCAATGCTGGGCGCTGCCAAGGCTACATCATAATGCAGGTAGGGTCGCCCGGACAGGTCCACCACCACCCGCACCAGCGCCTCATCCATGGGCAGCAGCGAGGCCCCGTAGCGCCGGATGCCCTGCTTTTCGCCCAGCGCCTGCTCCAAGGCCGTCCCCAGGGTGAGCCCCACGTCCTCCACGGTGTGGTGGTCGTCCACCCAGGTATCCCCCGTGGCCTGAAGCGTCAGGTCAAAGCCCCCGTGGGCGGCCCAGAGGGTGAGCAGATGGTCCAGAAACCCGACTCCGGTTTTGACCTCACTGCCGCCCGTACCATCCAGCTCCAGCCGCACCTTAACCTGCGTTTCCCGGGTTCGGCGCTCGGCCTCTGCGCTCCGTCCCATGTTACTCCCTCCCTACCAGCGCCCGGGCATGGCCCGCCAGCCCCTCCGCCCGGGCCAACAGCTCGGCCGCCGGCGCATCTTTTCGCCAGGCTTCCCGGCCGTAGGCCAGGAAGTTGAGGCGCTTACAGAAGTCCTCCACCCCCAGCGGCGAGGCGAAACGCGCCGTCCCGCCGGTGGGGAGCACGTGGCTGGGACCGGCGATGTAGTCGCCCAGCGCCTCCGGCGTGTACGGCCCCAGAAAAACGGTACCGGCGTTCTGCACCCGGGGTAGCACCGCCCAGGGGTCTGCCAACAGCAGCTCCAGGTGCTCGGGCGCCCACGCGTTGGCCAAGGCTACCGCCAGCTCCAGGTCCGGCACCACGTAAGCCGCGCTCGACGCCAAGGCCGCCCGCGCCAGCTCCGCCCGGGGCAGGGTGGCCAGCTCCTTTTCCAGCTCCCCCGCCACTTCCTCCGCCAGGCGCTGCGAGGTGGTCACGAGCAGGGCCTGCGCCGCGGCGTCGTGCTCCGCCTGGGCGATGAGGTCCCGCGCCACCACCGCCGGCGCCGCGCCGGCGTCAGCCAAAATCAGTACCTCGCTCGGCCCCGCCACCGCATCGATCCCCACGCAGCCGAAGAGCAGGCGCTTGGCCGCCGCCACGTAGGCATTGCCCGGACCCACCACCTTGTCCACCGCCGGAATTGTTTCCGTACCCAAAGCCAGCGCGGCGATGGCCTGCGCCCCGCCCACGCAGTACACCTCGCGCACGCCCAGGAGGTAGGCCGTCCCCAGCACCAGCGGGTGGCCGTGCCCGCCCGCCGGCGGTGTGGCCAGGGCGATCTCCGCCACCCCGGCCGCCTGCGCCGGCACCACATTCATGAGTACCGACGAAGGATAAGCTGCCCGCCCGCCCGGGATGTACACTCCCACGCGCTTGAGCGGCAGCGACCGGGTACCGAGAACCGCCCCCGCGGCGTTAACGGTGAGGCTCCCCGGCGGCGGGGCGGCCGAAAAGCGCCTGATATTCTCCCGCGCCACAAGGAGCGCCTCTTTCAGCGCGGCCGGGAGCGCCGCCGCCGCCTCCGCCAGTTCGGCCGGCGCCACCCGCAGCTCCGCCGCCGTAAGCTCCACCCCGTCGAGCTCCCGGCTTAAGGCCGTGAGCGCCGCATCTCCTTCCTGCGCCACCCGGTCGATGACGGCCGTCACCCGCGCCGCAAGTTCCTTTTGCTCCCGCCAGAAGCTGCGCCCGCCACGCTTAAGTTCCGCCGGCACCTCCCGGCACTCGCGGATGTCAAGCACCGGCCTCACCCCCCTGTGCCGCCCCCAGCCGCAGGCGCTCCACCAGCTCAGCCAGGGCGGCGGCCTTGGTGCGGAAGCTGATGCTGTTCGCCACCAGGCGCGCGCTGCCGCGCGTGATCTCCTCCACCTCCACCAGGCCGTTCGCCGCCAGCGTGCGACCGGTAGCCACCAGGTCCACGATGCCGTCCGCCAGGCCGGCGCGCGGGGCCAGTTCCAGGGAACCGTTGAGGTGGATCAGCTCCACCGGCCGGCCCCGCCCGGTAAAGTACGCCTCGGCCAAACGCGGGTACTTGGTGGCGATGCGCAGGCTGAGCGGCATCTCCGCCGGCCAGCGTGCCTCGTTTTCGGCGGGAACGGCCACCACCAGGCGCCAGAAGCCGTACGCCAAATCGAGCAGCTCGCACACACTCTTCTGCGTCTCCAAGAGCACGTCTTTCCCCACAATCCCGGCGTCCGCACAGCCCGCCTCCACGTACACCGGCACGTCCGCCGGCTTCACCAGGAGAAAACCCGGGTTATCCCCCCGGGGCGGTACCAGGAGGCGCCGGTCGTCGGCCCGCACCGCCCTCACGTCCACCCCCGCAGCCGCCAGCCGGTCCAGGGTGTCAGGCAGGAGCCGGCCCGTCGGTAAAGCCAAGAGCAGTCCCGTCATGGTATCGTTCCTTTCTTCTCAGTGGATCGCCTGCAGGCGGCCGGGCGGATCCGCAAGCGGCAGGTAATCGACACGGCCGCCGCCGCCCCCGCTCCCCTGGCGCTCCCGCGCCGCCAGCACCCGTTCCAGGCCGAGAGCAAAACCAGTAGCGGGCTCCGGCCGCCCAAAGCGGGCCAGGAGGTTGTCGTAGCGCCCACCGCCGCCCAAGGGGTAGCCGAACCCGGGCACGTACGCTTCAAAGACCATCCCGGTGTAATAATCCAGCTCCCGCACCAGGCCGAGGTCAAAGGTCACCTGCCCAGACACCCCGTAAACCGCCAGGTGCCCGGCGATGGCCTCCAGGTCTGCCAGTGCCGCCCGCGCCGCCTCGTTCTCCCCGGCCGCCTGCGCAGCGGCCGCCAGCGCTTCCCGCCCGCCGAAGAGCTGCGGCAGCCGGCGCAACACTTCCTTTTGCTCCGCCGCCAGCTCGAGCGCGCTGAGGATGCCGCTCACCCCTACCAGGTTGCGGTGCGTCAGCTCGGCCGCCACCGCCGCCCGCTCCTCCGCCTTCAGGTCCAGCTCCGCCAAAAGCGCCCGCAGGAAACCGGTGTGGCCCACGCTCACCCGCGCCCCGGTGAGCCCCGCCTGCGCGAGGGCCGTCAGGGCCAGGGCCACCACCTCGGCGTCCGCCGCCGGGCCGGCCGCCCCGATAAGCTCCACGCCCGCCTGGGTGAACTCGCTCTGGTACCCGTTGCGCGCCTCCTGAACGCGGAAAACGGAACCCCCGTACCACAGCCTCAGCGGCCGCGGCTCCTCAGCCAGCTTGCTGGCCGCCAGGCGCGCCACCTGGGCGGTGAAGTCTGAGCGCAGGGCCAGGATGCGCCCCTGCCGGTCGAAAAAGCGATACACGCGCTCCGCCTCGCGCCCGGCAAAACCGCAGGCAAAGGTGCTGTAAAACTCGAAGGTCGGCGGCACCACCTCCCGGTAGCCCCAGCGCTCGAAGGAGTCTGCCCACAGCCCCAGGAGCCTCCGGTGCGCCGCCGCCTCGGCGGGCCCCAGATCCCTTATTCCCTGCGGCAGTTGCACGCGGCTTTGTTCCACCTCTCTCTCCTCCCCTTTAATCCTTCACCGTGCTAAAACGGCAACTTAATGAAGTTGGCTGCAGTTTAGCATGAAAGCACCTCCAGTGTCAACGGCCCCGAGGCAGAAAAAAACGCCCTGACGGGCGTTTAGCTCTTTGTTTCGGGCTCTGGGGGCGGCAGCGGCGGTAATTTTCCTTCCGCCTCCAACCGGTCGAGGACCAGTTTGTAGCCATCGGCCCCGTAGAAGAGAAACTTCTTGACGCGGCTGATGGTGGCGGTGCTCATACCGGTACGCTCGGCGATGAGGTCGTAGGTGTAGCCGGCCCGGAGCATGCGGGCTGCCTCCAGGCGCTGGGCCAGGGCCTGGATCTCGCCGATAGTGCAGATGTCCTCGAGCAGCCGGCAGCATTCCTCCGGCGTACGCAGGGCCAAAAAGGCAAGGCAGAGCTGGTCGGTCAACTCGTTGCGCCACTTCGGTTCATACTCCACGGGCAACCCCCCTATCCGTTGTGCCTGGCGCCGGGCCTTTCCCCTATTAAAGAACAACTTCGCTGAACGCCGCCTAATTCCTGCCGGCGGTGCGGATTTCTCTCGGCCTGTGGCCGGCCGCGTCCCCCTCATGCGCGCGGACCCAGCGGCGGACGGGTGAGCAGGCTGCGGGGAATAATGCCGGTGCCCAGCGCCAGAGCCCCGTAGGAGGCCGCACCGGCGGCCACCGCGCCCAAGGTGGCCGCGGCCAGGGGCCAGCCGTGTCCCAATCCCCAAGCCAGCGCCCCGCGCACCACCGGCACCATCAGCGCCGAACCCAGCGCCGGGACCAACAGCAGCCGGGCACTCCAACAGCCCGGCACCCGCTGCATAAGGCGGAGAAGGCCCAGGGCGGCCGCCAGCGTGAAGCCCAGGGCGGTGCCCAGCGCCGCACCCCGGATATTTAAGGCGGGCAGTGCCGCCAGGTGGTAATCGAGCAGCGCGTTCAGCGCACCGCCGGCGAAAATCGACACTGCGGCCCAGGGACCGAGATTCAGGCTGTGCAGGAGCGCACTGCTCGTCTCCATGAGGCAAAGCCCCACCGTCCCAAAGGCCAGGTAGCGCAGGGGAACGGCCGCCTCGGGGGTGTTGAAGAGCACCTGGCAGATCTCTTCCGGGAGCGTATAGAGGCCGACGGCGGCCGGGATTGACACCGCCAGGGTAAGGCCCAGGGCCTGGCGCATCCGAAAGGAGAGGGCGGAGCGGTCGCCCTGCGCCGCTGCCGCCGCCAGGGAAGGGACCAGGGCCGTGGCCAGGGCGGCCGTAGCCACCGTGGGGATTCCCACCAAGGATAGCGCCATGCCGGCGTGCTGCCCGAACAAAGCCGTGGCCGTGCGCATGGGTATCCCCCCGGCCTGCAGGCGTACCGGCACAATGGCCGCGTCCACCATCTGCATGACGGGCATGATAAAGGAGCCGAACATCACCGGCAGGGCAAAGTGCTCCAGGCGGCGCAGCGACGCGTACCAGCTCGCCCCCCGTCTCCTTGCCCTGGGACGAGGCCCGCGCAACCGGCGCCATTCAAAATAGAGCACCGAGCCGGCAGCGCCCCCGGCCGCTCCTGCGGCAGCACCTGCAGCAGCATGCTCCAGCCCCCGGGGAAGCAGCAGGAAAGCCAGCCCCAGCATGGTTAAAACCCTGATCAGCTGTTCCAAGGCCTGGGCCTGGGCCAAAACCCCGAGCGCCTGCTGCCCCTGGAAACAGCCGCGCAGGCTTCCCTCCAGCGCCAGGAAGAAAACCGCCGGCGCCAAGGCCCGCAGCGGCAGTTCCGCCCGCGGGTCACCCAGGACGGCGGTTGCCAGGAACGGAGCTGCAGCGAAGAGCAGGCCGGCCAAAAGCAGCCCCTGCACAATGAGCACCTGCCCGCCCACGCGGTAGTACTGCCAGGCCTCGTCTTCCCTTCCCAGGGCCAGGTGTTCGGCCATGAACTTGGCTATCGCCAGGGGCAGGCCGCCGGTGGCCAGAATCGCCGCCACCGTAAAAATCGGGTAGGCCATCTGGTAGAGCCCGATGCCCTCGGCACCCAACAGGTAGCTGAGCGGCACACGGTAGAATACACCCATGACCTTGGTGAAAGCACCGGACATAAGCAGCATGAAAACACCCTGCGTCAGGGACAAGCTTCCGCGCCTCCCTCTGCTCTTTCCTTCTGATCTTACGCAGGATAAGAAGCGCTTATGTCCAGGCGGCGCTTACCCTAGAAACCACAGGCGCACCCGTTCTTTCTCCACCGCACCTCGGATGGTCACAGGACGCCCGCTGTTGTTCTGAAACTTCAAGTCGAGGTCGGTGTAGATGGTGGCGTCCCGCCCGGGAGGCACGTACTTGACCGGCTTGGCATGCGGGTGGCGCTCCAGCACCTTGAAGCCCGCTCCGAGGGCGACGTTGTACAGGGTGGAAGACACCTGACACATGCCCCCGCCCAGTTCTTTCAACTTCCGGCCGTCATCGCCCAGTACCGTGGCGGGACGAAAGCCGGCGGCGGCGGTGGGCTGTCCCACCACGGCATTAAAAGAGAAAACCTCCCCGGGTAAGATGACGTGGCCGTTGAGCCGCTCGACGGTGAGGTGAATGTTGTGCACCCGGTCGGGATCGCGGTCGAGGAGGCGCGTGGCATACGCAGCCAGCACCTTAAGCGGCCGCCGCACCACCCGGAGCCGCGCACCCGGTTCCGCCGCAAGCACGGCCTCCACCGTTTCGTCCACCTGGAGCCCCGGCTCCCGCCGGGCCAGGTCGCGCACATGTTCCTCCACCTGGTGGCGCGTCCAGCCGCCCACCGCTTTTCCTTCCAGCATCACCCCGGCGGCCACCCGCTCCTGCCACCAGCAACCACTGAAGCAAAGTAAAAAGTACAAGAAAAAGCCCAGGGTCAAAAGCCTCTGCCGCTGCGGCCTCAACCCGCCGCCCCCTTTCCCGCCGCCTTGATTACCCCCGGTCACGGCAATTCCTGTCAGCGGGCGCCGAAACAAGGCCGGCGCCATACTATATAGCAGTGTGTCGACAAGAGGAGGTGACTTAAAGTTATGGGAGTTCCCCTCCCGGAGCTGGCTGCTGTTCTCGGTCATGATCCCCTGACGCTGCCATCCGTAGACATCACAGGGATCACCTGCGACTCGCGGAAAGTGAAGGCCGGTTTCCTTTTTGTCGCAGTGCCGGGCAGCCGCCGTGACGGTCACGCCTTTATCGGCGAGGCCTGCCTGCGCGGAGCCCGGGCGGTGGTAGCAGAGGTCCAGGAGCACGCTACCCCTGTACCCTGCCTCCTGGTTCCAGACAGCCGCCGGGCGCTGGCCGAACTCGCGGCTCACTTTTACGGCCATCCTTCCCGTGCGCTGGAGGTGATAGGCATCACCGGCACGAACGGCAAAACCACCACCGCCTGCCTGCTCGATCATATTCTGCGTACGGCGGGCCGTCCCAGCGGGCTGATCGGTACGGTGAGCGTAAAGTACCGTACCCGCACCTTCCCTGCCCACCTCACCACCCCCGGTGCCGACGAACTCCAGGAGCACCTGGCCGGAATGCGGGCGGAAGGCCTGCGCCACGTGGTGATGGAGGTTTCTTCGCAGGGTATCAAGACCGGCCGCGTGGCGGGCGTGCACTTTTCTTTCGGCGTGCTCACCAACATCACCCTGGACCACCTGGACACGCACGCCTCGTTTCAAGAGTACATCGCCACAAAAAAACGCTTCCTGGACATGCTGGCTCCGGACCGCACCGTCTTTCTCAACCGCGATGACCTGGGAGCACGCAGCCTCCTTCCCGAACTGAAGGCGCGGGTCGTCACCTTCGGCTTCCATCCCGCCGGCGACATTCAAATTGTCCCAGCACGGGCCGCGTCCGGCTCCGGCTCATTCCTCCTCCGCATTGACCGGCCGCTTACGACGCACCGCGGGACCTTGCCGGCCCTGTCGCTGCCGCTCACCCTGCAGCTTTTAGGTACGCATAACATGGCCAACGCGGCCGCGGCCGCCGCCGTCGCCCTGGCTCTCGGGGTCGAACCCCGCGACATCCAGGCGGGCCTGGCCACCTTCTCGGGGGTGGAACGCCGCCTGGAGGTGTTCTCCCTAGGTAAACTCACGGTGGTGGATGACACCGCGCTCAATCCCGCCAGCTTCGACGCCGCCTTTCAGGCGGTAAGTTCCCTACCGCACCAACGGTTGGTGGTGGTATACGCCCTGCGCGGCAGCCGCAGTCCGGCTGTGAACCGCATCAACGCCCTGGCCTTGGCGCACTGGTCCCAGCGTCTTACCTTCAGCGCTTTCATCACCACGAGCAGCGTCGGGGACGTGGGCCCCCTGGACGAGGTAACCGCAGAGGAAGAGACGGCCTTTTTCTCCGGGCTAGCCGCCGCCGGCCTCACCGCGCGGCACTTCCCGGCCTTGAAGGACGCCTTGGCCGCCGCCCTCGGCTGCGCCCGCTCGGGGGACCTCATCCTGCTCCTGGGTGCCCAGGGTATGGACACCGGCCGGGCAGTGCTCCAGGACCTGTGGGCCGAGAAGCAGGCGGCGCTCCTGCCGGCCCGCCGGCCAGAAGCAGCCTTGGCCGGCTCCTAGCAAAGCAGCCCGGGATCCCCCGGGCTCAGTTCTCGCAGACCCGACGCTGTTCATCAATTGGAGTTCACTTGACCCCGGGCGCCATCCGGCGCATCAGGTCGTTCAGGTCCCGCGTAAAGGTATTGACCGGTTTCCCGGCGCGGATGCCCTCAGCGATGCGGCGGACGCGCGTTATGGTGGCGGCATCGGTGGCCACCGCTACCCCGGTGAGCCGCGGCTCCGCGCGCCGCAGCCGGGTGGCGATATCGTTTTTCAAACCGGCGGCATCGCCTTGGCCGCGCGGCACGTTGCTCTTAAGCTCCGCGCCCACCAGGGCCGTCGTCCCAGAGAGGGCCACCCACGCCCGCTTCACGCCGGGTACCTTCTCCGCCTCCGTCGCCAGCTTATCCTGCAGCCGGGCAATGTCGGCCGGCCGCGTCGGCATGGGCTGCCGGGCCGGAGCCGGAGCCGGCGGCGCCGGTGTGGTCCGCATGGGGGCAGGGCGGGTCGGAGCCGGTGTCCGCGGCGGCAACGGCTTGCGCGCCGGCGGGCGGCAGCCGGCAAGGGCCGCCAGAACAACGAATACCAGGAGCGAAACCAGGAGGATTCTCAGCTGCTTGTTCCGCACCTCCTTCACCTCCTTTCACGGTTGTGCACACCAATTGGGTCAGGTATCGCGCCCTACGCAAGATCCACTGTTTAGCTGCCAGCAACGGGCCGGAAAGGAAGCTGCGCCGACGGTTCTGCTCAGGCGCAGACCTGACGCTGCTTAACCTCTTTACTTTTAGCTTTCGCTGGCAAAAACAAAGCTATGCGAAAAAAAGAACCCAGGCCTGGCCTGGGTTTACTCTTTAACCACCCGCAACCTAGTGAGCCCACCATCCTGGGGCCCCTGGATGCGATAACCATTGCTTTTCATCACTTCAATATGTTCAATGATCTCGGCCGTCACTTCCTCGCCTGGGCAGAGGATGGGGATGCCGGGCGGGTAACAGGTGACAGTCTCGGTGCTGATGCGCCCGCGCGCCGCAGCCAGGGGTACGCTCTCGGCCGGGGCGAAGAAGGCTTCCCGCGGTGTCAGGATTTGCCGGGGCGCGGGCGGCAGGGCCGGCGGCAGCTCCGTCCGCTCCCGACGCCCGGCCTCGTCCTTGACCAGCGCGGCCAGCGCCGCCAGCAGTTTATCGATATCCTCGGCGGTGTTGCCCGGCCCGACGATAAAGAGCACATTATACAGGTCCGACAGTTCCACCTGAATCCGGTGCCGGTAGCGCAGGTAAAGCTCGACCTGCTGCCCGGTGAGCCCCAGCCCCTTGACGCCCACCGTCACCTTGGTGGGATCGAGCCCCTTCACCCCGGGCCGGCCGCAGTACTCGGCCCCAAAGGTGGTCAGCCCCGGCAGCTGCCGTACACCGCGGCGCAGCCGCTCGGCCAGCTCGATGGTGCGCTCCAGGATGGCCCTCCCCTCTTTGACCATCTGCAGCCGCGCCAGGTCGAGCGCCGCCAAAAACAGGTAGGAGGCGCTGGTGCTCAGGAGAACCGCCAGCACCGCCTGCAGCCGGCCCCGGTCGATGCGGCCGCCCTTAACGTGCAGCCAGGAGCTCTGCGTAAGGCTGCAGAGGATCTTGTGCGCTCCCTGGGCCGCGGCGTCCGCGCCTTGGGTGAGCGCCCCCGGCGGCAGGCCCTCATGGAAGTAAAAGTGCGGGCCGTGCGCCTCGTCGATGAGGAGCGGCAGGCCCCGCCCGTGCACCTGGGCGGCGATAGTCGTGAGGTCCGAGGTGGTGCCGTAGTAGGTCGGATTGATGAGCAGCGCCGCCCGGGCCTGAGGGTGCGCCGCCAGCGCCGCCGCGATTTTTTCCGGGGTCACGCCCAAGGCGATTCCGAAGTCCGGGTCGACCTCAGGCGAGACAAACACCGGCCGCGCGCCGCTTAAGATGACGCCGGAGACCATGGACTTGTGCATGTTGCGCGGGACGATGATCTCGTCGCCCGGGTTGCAGGTGCTGAGTATCAGGGCCTGCATGCCGGAGGAAGTCCCGTTGATGAGAAAGTAGCTCGCCTCAGCCCCGTAGGCCTGCGCCAGGAGCTGCTCCGCCTCCCGGATGACGCCGGTGGGCTGCAGCAGGTCGTCCATGCCCTCGACGCCCGTAATGTCCAGCTCGAAGACCCGTCGTCCCATGATCCGGGCCGCCGCCGCCGAAATCCCTTTACCGCCCTTGTGGCCGGGCATGTGAAAGCGCGTCACCTGCTCGGCGGCGTAGCAGGCCACCGCCTCCGCCAGGGGGGCCCGCTCACGATCTTCCTTCACGCTGTTCTTCCCTCCCTTCCCGCCGCCTGCCGGTAAGCCTTGACCACCGTAAGCGGCGTCTGCTGTTCATAGTTGCCGCACGGATTGTCGGTGAGGAGTGAGGAAACAAGACGGCGCGGCACGCCGCGGGAAGCGCCCACCACGTCCACCTTGCCCAGGTCGTTGGCATCGACGATGACGGTGTCCACCCCCAGCCGGTCTGCCACCGCCTGCGCCACCTGGTCGGCATGGCGCGGCCCCAGGACGATGTGGGCATGGAAGGGCGGCATGGTGCCGGCCACATCGTCGATGAGCGCCACCGGCAGGCCCGCCACCCGGTAGAAATAGCCGGGACGCCGCAGCAGCCTGCCCACTGCGCCGGCGGCCGCGGCCAGGAGGATCCGCCAGGTGCCCACCTCGTCCATGGCCAGCTGCATGGTGGCGGGGGAAGTGAGGCTGCCGTGCCGTTTGGTATAGCGGCAAAGCAGGCGGGCCAGGCGGCCGGCCTTAACCTCTTCCGGCCGGAAGATACGCCCCTGGCTGATGGCGACCACGCTTTCGGCCAGCACGATCAAGTCCCCGGGCGCGGCGATCCGGCCGGCGTAACGTTCCACCACCTGGACGATGTCGTCCTGTGCGGTGATGAGGTGCGTCCGTAGAGGTACTTTCACCACCACCCGCCTCACCTCCTCTCTCCCGCATGCTATGTGGGTGAGGGTGGTTTGGTGCCTGCCCTAATTGGTGGTGGGTCGTTGGTGGTTGGTCGTTGGGGGCGGGACAAGTTGGTCGTGGGTCGTTGGGGGTTGGTGGTTGGGAACGGGACAAGTTGGTGGTGGGTCGTTGGTGGTTGGTGGTTGGGAGCGGGACAGGTCGGTGGTGGGGCGTCGGCAGTTGGTCGTGGAGAGTGGGACGTATTGCTGGTTGGTTCTGAGTCGCGAGCAGTCGGAAGCCGAAGAAGTCGGTGGTGGCAGTTGGTTGTTGGTTGTAAACAGTTGGGAAGGCAAGAAAGGAGCGCCGGCGGGTTCAGGATAATCCCTAACCAACCAGCGCTCCGGTCTCGTGAGCGGGCACAGGGGGCCGCCCCTCTGGACATCTTTTCCACGGTCAACACAGGGGACTGCCGACACGTTTTTTCTGCATGCGTGCGGGGCGTCCCTGCCTCTCACCCAACACCTCAAGTCAAACGCTGACTGCTCAACGCCCAACACCCAAACGCCAACCGCCAAACGCCATCTAGAACAGGTTGAGGTACTGGTCCAGCTCCCACTGGTGAACCTGCGTGCGGTACAGGTTCCACTCGATCTCCTTGGCATCGATGAAGCGGTTGAACACGTGGTCGCCCAGGGCTTCTTTGATCACGTTGTCCGCTTTCAGGGCTTCCAGCGCGACCCCCAGGTTGGCCGGCAGG
Coding sequences:
- a CDS encoding polysaccharide biosynthesis protein, producing the protein MSLTQGVFMLLMSGAFTKVMGVFYRVPLSYLLGAEGIGLYQMAYPIFTVAAILATGGLPLAIAKFMAEHLALGREDEAWQYYRVGGQVLIVQGLLLAGLLFAAAPFLATAVLGDPRAELPLRALAPAVFFLALEGSLRGCFQGQQALGVLAQAQALEQLIRVLTMLGLAFLLLPRGLEHAAAGAAAGAAGGAAGSVLYFEWRRLRGPRPRARRRGASWYASLRRLEHFALPVMFGSFIMPVMQMVDAAIVPVRLQAGGIPMRTATALFGQHAGMALSLVGIPTVATAALATALVPSLAAAAAQGDRSALSFRMRQALGLTLAVSIPAAVGLYTLPEEICQVLFNTPEAAVPLRYLAFGTVGLCLMETSSALLHSLNLGPWAAVSIFAGGALNALLDYHLAALPALNIRGAALGTALGFTLAAALGLLRLMQRVPGCWSARLLLVPALGSALMVPVVRGALAWGLGHGWPLAAATLGAVAAGAASYGALALGTGIIPRSLLTRPPLGPRA
- a CDS encoding VanW family protein → MRPQRQRLLTLGFFLYFLLCFSGCWWQERVAAGVMLEGKAVGGWTRHQVEEHVRDLARREPGLQVDETVEAVLAAEPGARLRVVRRPLKVLAAYATRLLDRDPDRVHNIHLTVERLNGHVILPGEVFSFNAVVGQPTAAAGFRPATVLGDDGRKLKELGGGMCQVSSTLYNVALGAGFKVLERHPHAKPVKYVPPGRDATIYTDLDLKFQNNSGRPVTIRGAVEKERVRLWFLG
- a CDS encoding Mur ligase family protein, translating into MGVPLPELAAVLGHDPLTLPSVDITGITCDSRKVKAGFLFVAVPGSRRDGHAFIGEACLRGARAVVAEVQEHATPVPCLLVPDSRRALAELAAHFYGHPSRALEVIGITGTNGKTTTACLLDHILRTAGRPSGLIGTVSVKYRTRTFPAHLTTPGADELQEHLAGMRAEGLRHVVMEVSSQGIKTGRVAGVHFSFGVLTNITLDHLDTHASFQEYIATKKRFLDMLAPDRTVFLNRDDLGARSLLPELKARVVTFGFHPAGDIQIVPARAASGSGSFLLRIDRPLTTHRGTLPALSLPLTLQLLGTHNMANAAAAAAVALALGVEPRDIQAGLATFSGVERRLEVFSLGKLTVVDDTALNPASFDAAFQAVSSLPHQRLVVVYALRGSRSPAVNRINALALAHWSQRLTFSAFITTSSVGDVGPLDEVTAEEETAFFSGLAAAGLTARHFPALKDALAAALGCARSGDLILLLGAQGMDTGRAVLQDLWAEKQAALLPARRPEAALAGS
- a CDS encoding YhcN/YlaJ family sporulation lipoprotein; translation: MRNKQLRILLVSLLVFVVLAALAGCRPPARKPLPPRTPAPTRPAPMRTTPAPPAPAPARQPMPTRPADIARLQDKLATEAEKVPGVKRAWVALSGTTALVGAELKSNVPRGQGDAAGLKNDIATRLRRAEPRLTGVAVATDAATITRVRRIAEGIRAGKPVNTFTRDLNDLMRRMAPGVK
- a CDS encoding aminotransferase class I/II-fold pyridoxal phosphate-dependent enzyme codes for the protein MKEDRERAPLAEAVACYAAEQVTRFHMPGHKGGKGISAAAARIMGRRVFELDITGVEGMDDLLQPTGVIREAEQLLAQAYGAEASYFLINGTSSGMQALILSTCNPGDEIIVPRNMHKSMVSGVILSGARPVFVSPEVDPDFGIALGVTPEKIAAALAAHPQARAALLINPTYYGTTSDLTTIAAQVHGRGLPLLIDEAHGPHFYFHEGLPPGALTQGADAAAQGAHKILCSLTQSSWLHVKGGRIDRGRLQAVLAVLLSTSASYLFLAALDLARLQMVKEGRAILERTIELAERLRRGVRQLPGLTTFGAEYCGRPGVKGLDPTKVTVGVKGLGLTGQQVELYLRYRHRIQVELSDLYNVLFIVGPGNTAEDIDKLLAALAALVKDEAGRRERTELPPALPPAPRQILTPREAFFAPAESVPLAAARGRISTETVTCYPPGIPILCPGEEVTAEIIEHIEVMKSNGYRIQGPQDGGLTRLRVVKE
- a CDS encoding coenzyme F420-0:L-glutamate ligase; protein product: MVVKVPLRTHLITAQDDIVQVVERYAGRIAAPGDLIVLAESVVAISQGRIFRPEEVKAGRLARLLCRYTKRHGSLTSPATMQLAMDEVGTWRILLAAAAGAVGRLLRRPGYFYRVAGLPVALIDDVAGTMPPFHAHIVLGPRHADQVAQAVADRLGVDTVIVDANDLGKVDVVGASRGVPRRLVSSLLTDNPCGNYEQQTPLTVVKAYRQAAGREGRTA